The following are encoded in a window of Streptomyces sp. Go-475 genomic DNA:
- a CDS encoding APC family permease: MTGPQPPAPATGTPQGEPGSEFRKDMGPWANFALGFTYLSPVVSTYTLFGTALLDGGPPMIWAFVLAGCGQFLVALVFGEIVAQYPIAGGVYPWARRLWGKRWAWMTGWVYMWALLVTITSVAYGAGPYIAILFGFDPTVHTTVLCTAVLIVVAVLINYAGTKALSAAAVIGFAGELVGALVVGIYLLVTHRHHGLGVVFDSYGAEGDGSYLPAFLAAAIIGFYQYYGFEACGDTAEEVAHPGRVIPKAMRRTIYIGGAAATFTCMSLLLSVTDFNAVISGEQADPVVDVLYDAMGETGARLVMAVVLISFLSCTISLQAAAGRLIYSYARDEMVAGHRLLRRFSHARAVPGYALLVSAAVPLLIAFGSLLSEDALTNIVSFAILGIYGSFQMVVLAALRARLKGWRPAGEFTLGRWGLAVNAGALAYGAFAIVNICWARSPEKPWYENWIVLLCGGVVLGSGLLYMFTTHHYGRGDAPAGDAVPQHREPPRADFRPGHG; the protein is encoded by the coding sequence GTGACCGGACCGCAGCCTCCCGCCCCGGCCACCGGCACCCCGCAGGGGGAGCCCGGCTCGGAGTTCCGCAAGGACATGGGCCCGTGGGCCAACTTCGCCCTCGGCTTCACCTACCTCTCCCCGGTGGTGAGCACCTACACCCTCTTCGGCACCGCGCTCCTCGACGGCGGGCCGCCGATGATCTGGGCGTTCGTGCTCGCCGGCTGCGGCCAGTTCCTCGTCGCGCTCGTCTTCGGCGAGATCGTCGCCCAGTACCCCATCGCGGGCGGCGTCTACCCGTGGGCGCGCCGGCTGTGGGGCAAGCGCTGGGCGTGGATGACCGGCTGGGTGTACATGTGGGCGCTGCTGGTGACCATCACCTCGGTCGCCTACGGCGCCGGCCCCTACATCGCCATCCTCTTCGGCTTCGACCCCACCGTGCACACCACCGTGCTGTGCACCGCGGTGCTCATCGTCGTCGCCGTCCTCATCAACTACGCGGGCACCAAGGCACTGTCGGCGGCGGCGGTGATCGGGTTCGCCGGTGAGCTCGTCGGCGCCCTCGTCGTCGGCATCTACCTGCTGGTCACGCACCGTCACCACGGCCTCGGCGTCGTCTTCGACTCCTACGGCGCGGAGGGGGACGGCTCCTACCTGCCGGCGTTCCTGGCCGCCGCCATCATCGGTTTCTACCAGTACTACGGCTTCGAGGCGTGCGGCGACACCGCGGAGGAGGTCGCCCACCCGGGCCGCGTCATCCCGAAGGCGATGCGCCGCACCATCTACATCGGCGGCGCGGCGGCCACGTTCACCTGCATGTCGCTGCTGCTGTCCGTGACGGACTTCAACGCGGTCATCTCCGGCGAGCAGGCCGACCCGGTGGTCGACGTGCTGTACGACGCCATGGGGGAGACCGGGGCGCGGCTGGTGATGGCCGTGGTGCTGATCTCCTTCCTGTCCTGCACGATCAGCCTCCAGGCCGCGGCCGGGCGGCTCATCTACTCCTACGCCCGCGACGAGATGGTCGCCGGGCACCGGCTGCTGCGGCGGTTCTCCCACGCGCGTGCCGTGCCCGGCTATGCGCTGCTGGTGTCGGCGGCCGTCCCCCTGCTCATCGCCTTCGGCTCGCTGCTCTCCGAGGACGCCCTCACCAACATCGTCTCCTTCGCGATCCTCGGCATCTACGGCTCGTTCCAGATGGTGGTCCTGGCCGCCCTGCGCGCCCGGCTCAAGGGGTGGCGCCCGGCCGGGGAGTTCACCCTGGGCCGCTGGGGCCTCGCGGTGAACGCCGGTGCGCTGGCCTACGGCGCCTTCGCCATCGTCAACATCTGCTGGGCGCGCAGCCCGGAGAAGCCCTGGTACGAGAACTGGATCGTGCTGCTGTGCGGCGGGGTGGTGCTGGGCAGCGGTCTGCTCTACATGTTCACCACACACCACTACGGCCGCGGCGACGCACCGGCGGGCGACGCGGTACCACAGCACCGAGAGCCGCCCCGGGCGGACTTCCGCCCGGGGCACGGCTGA
- a CDS encoding GMC oxidoreductase, which produces MATTPAHGIESAHDYVIVGGGTAGCVLAARLSEDPDCRVCVIEGGPSDVGDERILRLRNWINLLGSEFDYGYTTVEQPRGNSHILHSRARVLGGCSSHNTLISFLPLPQDLDDWVSRGCSGWDPATILPYRDRLLTEIVPVAEADRNPIAKDFVTAASRALGVPVVDDFNAEPFADGTGFFSLAYQPEGNLRSSASVAYLHPVLDRPNLTLLLETWAHRLIPDESGRLTRVAVRGADGEPATVRAERELLLCAGAIDTPRLLMLSGIGPADDLRALGIDVRADLPGVGENLLDHPESVIVWETEGPLPPNSAMDSDAGLFLRRDKNQPRPDLMFHFYQVPFTVNTERLGYPVPTYGVCMTPNVPRARSTGRMWLRSKNPAEHPALDFRYFTDPEGHDERTIVDGLRVAREVAATDPLRDWLVREVAPGPDVVSDADLSEYGRRAAHTVYHPAGTCRMGSPDDRLAVCDPDLRLLGVEGVRIVDASVFPTMPTINPMVTVLLAAERAADLITGRPGPAERRAVR; this is translated from the coding sequence ATGGCCACCACTCCCGCGCACGGCATCGAGTCCGCCCACGACTACGTCATCGTCGGCGGCGGCACCGCCGGCTGCGTGCTCGCCGCCCGGCTCAGCGAAGACCCCGACTGCCGCGTCTGCGTCATCGAGGGCGGCCCCAGCGATGTCGGCGACGAGCGCATCCTGCGCCTGCGCAACTGGATCAACCTGCTCGGCTCGGAGTTCGACTACGGCTACACCACCGTCGAACAGCCGCGCGGCAACTCCCACATCCTGCACTCCCGTGCCCGCGTGCTCGGCGGCTGCTCCTCCCACAACACCCTCATCAGCTTCCTGCCGCTGCCGCAGGACCTCGACGACTGGGTGAGCCGCGGCTGCTCCGGCTGGGACCCGGCGACGATCCTGCCCTACCGCGACCGGCTGCTCACCGAGATCGTCCCGGTGGCCGAAGCCGACCGCAATCCCATCGCCAAGGACTTCGTCACCGCCGCCTCCCGCGCCCTCGGCGTCCCCGTCGTCGACGACTTCAACGCCGAGCCCTTCGCCGACGGCACCGGCTTCTTCTCACTGGCCTACCAACCGGAGGGAAACCTGCGCTCCTCCGCGTCCGTCGCCTACCTCCACCCCGTCCTGGACCGCCCCAACCTCACCCTCCTGCTGGAGACCTGGGCGCACCGGCTGATCCCCGACGAATCGGGGCGGCTGACCCGCGTCGCCGTCCGGGGCGCCGACGGCGAACCCGCCACCGTGCGCGCCGAACGCGAACTCCTGCTGTGCGCCGGGGCCATCGACACCCCCCGCCTGCTGATGCTCTCCGGCATCGGCCCGGCCGACGACCTGCGCGCCCTGGGCATCGACGTCCGGGCGGACCTGCCCGGCGTGGGGGAGAACCTGCTGGACCACCCCGAGTCCGTGATCGTCTGGGAGACCGAGGGCCCGCTGCCGCCCAACTCCGCGATGGACTCCGACGCCGGCCTGTTCCTGCGCCGCGACAAGAACCAGCCGCGCCCCGACCTGATGTTCCACTTCTACCAGGTGCCGTTCACCGTCAACACCGAACGCCTGGGCTACCCCGTACCGACCTACGGGGTGTGCATGACGCCGAACGTGCCGCGCGCCCGCTCCACCGGCCGCATGTGGCTGCGCAGCAAGAACCCCGCGGAGCACCCCGCCCTGGATTTCCGCTACTTCACCGACCCCGAGGGCCACGACGAGCGCACCATCGTCGACGGGCTGCGGGTCGCCCGCGAGGTCGCCGCGACCGACCCGCTGCGCGACTGGCTCGTCCGCGAGGTCGCGCCCGGCCCGGACGTCGTCTCCGACGCCGACCTGTCCGAGTACGGGCGCCGCGCGGCGCACACCGTCTACCACCCGGCCGGCACCTGCAGGATGGGCTCCCCGGACGACCGGCTGGCCGTGTGCGACCCCGACCTGAGACTGCTCGGCGTCGAAGGCGTGCGGATCGTCGACGCGTCGGTGTTCCCGACAATGCCCACGATCAACCCCATGGTGACCGTGCTGCTCGCCGCCGAACGCGCCGCCGACCTCATCACCGGCCGTCCCGGGCCCGCGGAACGGAGGGCCGTGCGGTGA
- a CDS encoding TIGR04222 domain-containing membrane protein, translating to MLWVLFLLAAWAVAGTACTRLCLAAVRAAAIDADTGRVRELTLYEAAFLSGGPRRVADVTLVAMARQRRLLLAHTGWATVVDPRGRDEMERSVIGAIGPEGQSRIAPVRTTAAAADAVRGIADGLVRAGLAVPDSARTTVAAAVRQVRGAALAVLGLGGAALLTPLPPDMPRHLVALWFALPLTLALSCLAVARIEIHPYSRWASPAGQRLLGALTRDADGAADDRTYLTSVAVRGVSAIGEPDLRAAFTHREAHD from the coding sequence ATGCTCTGGGTTCTTTTCCTGCTGGCGGCCTGGGCCGTGGCCGGCACGGCGTGCACGCGCCTGTGCCTGGCGGCCGTGCGCGCCGCGGCCATCGACGCGGACACCGGCCGCGTCCGTGAACTCACGCTGTACGAAGCCGCGTTCCTCTCCGGCGGCCCCCGGCGGGTCGCCGACGTGACGCTCGTCGCCATGGCGCGCCAGCGCCGTCTGCTCCTGGCGCACACCGGCTGGGCGACGGTCGTCGATCCGCGCGGGCGGGACGAGATGGAGCGGTCGGTCATAGGGGCCATCGGCCCCGAGGGGCAGTCCCGTATCGCGCCGGTGCGGACCACCGCCGCCGCGGCGGACGCGGTGCGCGGGATCGCCGACGGGCTGGTGCGCGCGGGCCTGGCGGTGCCGGACAGCGCCCGTACGACGGTCGCGGCGGCGGTCCGGCAGGTGCGCGGGGCGGCGCTCGCCGTCCTCGGGCTGGGCGGGGCCGCGTTGCTGACGCCCCTCCCGCCGGACATGCCGCGGCACCTGGTCGCCCTGTGGTTCGCGCTGCCGCTCACCCTGGCCCTGAGCTGCCTGGCGGTCGCGCGGATCGAGATCCATCCGTACTCGCGCTGGGCCTCCCCGGCCGGTCAGCGGCTGCTCGGCGCGCTGACCCGGGACGCGGACGGCGCCGCCGACGACCGTACGTACCTCACCTCCGTGGCCGTGCGCGGCGTCAGCGCGATCGGCGAACCGGACCTGCGCGCCGCCTTCACGCACCGCGAGGCGCACGACTGA
- a CDS encoding potassium channel family protein, with amino-acid sequence MREGSEQAHRPARKQRPEPGAPAAVRRLWAGAGALVVAVGAAYFLLPLEGLGADRPWLGWPLFLLCLGVVAALLLRQVRDVVLEKPHTRSGLMISLLMCLAVLVFSSGYYALAQQPGQFTGLRTRVDALYFTVVTLATVGYGDITPRGQEARLVTVVQILYTLVFLTAAATALTRRLHTVVAARDRRPPPS; translated from the coding sequence ATGCGCGAAGGCAGCGAGCAGGCGCACCGCCCCGCGCGGAAGCAGCGACCGGAGCCGGGGGCTCCGGCCGCGGTCCGTCGGCTGTGGGCCGGTGCCGGGGCGCTGGTCGTGGCCGTCGGCGCGGCCTACTTCCTGCTCCCCCTGGAGGGGCTCGGCGCCGACCGCCCCTGGCTGGGCTGGCCGCTGTTCCTGTTGTGCCTGGGAGTGGTCGCCGCGCTGCTGCTGCGCCAGGTGCGCGACGTGGTGCTGGAGAAACCGCACACCCGCTCGGGCCTCATGATCTCGCTGCTGATGTGCCTGGCCGTGCTGGTCTTCTCGTCCGGCTACTACGCGCTCGCCCAGCAGCCGGGCCAGTTCACCGGCCTGCGCACCCGCGTCGACGCGCTGTACTTCACCGTCGTCACACTGGCGACCGTCGGCTACGGCGACATCACCCCGCGCGGGCAGGAGGCCCGCCTGGTGACCGTCGTGCAGATCCTGTACACGCTCGTGTTCCTCACGGCGGCGGCCACGGCGCTGACGCGCCGGCTGCACACGGTCGTCGCCGCGCGCGACCGGCGCCCGCCGCCGTCCTGA
- a CDS encoding aldehyde dehydrogenase family protein — translation MGELYIDGMWTAAAAGGRRDVINPYDASVVTTVDEADATDVDRAVRAARRAFTEEDWANAPSRRRADLLLRVHDLLLRDKEDIARTETHDTGKTLTEARIDVEDVANAFRYFAELAGKDGGRVVDVGPHVLSRVVYQPVGVCALIAPWNYPLLQASWKVAPALAAGNTFVLKPSETTPLTTIAMIRLIEEAGAPPGVANLVLGSGASVGAALTGHPDVDLVSFTGGLATGRRIMAAAAEGPKNIALELGGKNPNVVFADADFDAAVDYALDAAFLHSGQVCSAGSRLLVEDSLHDRFVEALAARARAIRLGNGLEEGTESGPLSSAEHREKVEGYIAVAQEEGARLVTGGTRPDDPALSRGFFLLPTIFADCDRTMRIVQEEVFGPVVTVERFTTEDEAVELANDTRYGLAGGVWTSDASRAQRVAQRLRHGTVWINDFHPYVPQAEWGGFGRSGVGRELGPTGLREYQEAKHIYQNLAPAPSGWFKG, via the coding sequence GTGGGTGAGCTGTACATCGACGGCATGTGGACAGCGGCGGCGGCCGGCGGGCGCCGGGACGTGATCAACCCCTACGACGCGTCCGTCGTCACCACCGTCGACGAGGCCGACGCCACCGACGTGGACCGCGCCGTGCGCGCCGCCCGCCGCGCCTTCACCGAGGAGGACTGGGCGAACGCCCCCTCCCGCCGCCGCGCCGACCTGCTGCTGCGCGTCCACGACCTGCTGCTGCGCGACAAGGAGGACATCGCCCGCACCGAGACACACGACACCGGCAAGACGCTCACCGAGGCGCGCATCGATGTCGAGGACGTGGCGAACGCCTTCCGCTACTTCGCCGAACTCGCCGGCAAGGACGGCGGCCGGGTCGTGGACGTCGGCCCGCACGTCCTCAGCCGCGTCGTCTACCAGCCGGTCGGCGTGTGCGCGCTCATCGCCCCCTGGAACTACCCGCTGCTGCAGGCCTCCTGGAAGGTCGCCCCGGCGCTCGCCGCCGGCAACACCTTCGTCCTCAAGCCCAGCGAGACCACACCGCTCACCACCATCGCCATGATCCGGCTCATCGAGGAGGCCGGCGCCCCGCCCGGCGTCGCCAACCTCGTGCTGGGCTCGGGGGCGAGCGTCGGCGCGGCCTTGACCGGCCACCCCGACGTCGACCTCGTGTCCTTCACCGGAGGCCTCGCCACCGGGCGCCGGATCATGGCCGCCGCCGCCGAGGGGCCGAAGAACATCGCCCTCGAACTGGGCGGCAAGAATCCCAACGTGGTCTTCGCGGACGCCGACTTCGACGCCGCCGTCGACTACGCCCTCGACGCCGCCTTCCTGCACTCCGGGCAGGTCTGCTCGGCCGGCTCGCGCCTGCTCGTCGAGGACTCGCTGCACGACCGGTTCGTCGAGGCCCTCGCCGCCCGCGCCCGGGCCATCCGGCTCGGCAACGGCCTGGAGGAGGGCACCGAGAGCGGACCGCTCAGCTCCGCCGAGCACCGCGAGAAGGTCGAGGGCTACATCGCCGTCGCCCAGGAGGAGGGCGCCCGGCTCGTCACCGGCGGCACCCGCCCCGACGACCCCGCCCTGAGCCGCGGCTTCTTCCTGCTGCCGACGATCTTCGCCGACTGCGACCGCACCATGCGCATCGTCCAGGAGGAGGTCTTCGGCCCGGTGGTCACCGTCGAGCGCTTCACCACCGAGGACGAGGCCGTGGAACTGGCCAACGACACCCGCTACGGCCTGGCCGGCGGCGTGTGGACCTCCGACGCGAGCCGCGCCCAGCGCGTCGCCCAGCGGCTGCGCCACGGCACCGTGTGGATCAACGACTTCCACCCCTACGTGCCGCAGGCCGAGTGGGGCGGCTTCGGCCGCTCCGGCGTCGGACGCGAACTCGGCCCCACCGGGCTGCGCGAGTACCAGGAGGCCAAGCACATCTACCAGAACCTCGCCCCCGCCCCGTCCGGCTGGTTCAAGGGCTGA
- a CDS encoding DUF4142 domain-containing protein: MRPRPPVKGRGVVSGTGLIVTCLTATLAALVFSLWSFTDRPGAAPSVLSAQTLQTSYGPLSALDQEFLVKVRLAGLWELPAGRQARAKGTTPAVRTAGRHLVEGHRFLDERVLDVASRLDLALPEEPSDEQKQWLATLDEARGAEYDRRFANILRIAHGRVFSVVAQVRASTRNSLVRQLADDANTTVLDHIKVLEATGYVDFDAVARDLAGQSTSAPAAPVPPAGPLPGSTYPLPPPAYSPPPGR; this comes from the coding sequence ATGCGACCGCGACCCCCCGTCAAGGGCCGAGGCGTCGTCAGCGGCACCGGGCTCATCGTCACGTGCCTGACGGCGACGCTCGCCGCGCTGGTCTTCTCCCTCTGGTCCTTCACCGACCGGCCGGGAGCGGCACCGAGCGTGCTCAGCGCCCAGACGCTGCAGACGAGTTACGGGCCCTTGTCCGCCCTCGACCAGGAATTCCTCGTCAAGGTGCGGCTGGCCGGACTGTGGGAACTGCCCGCGGGGCGGCAGGCGCGGGCGAAGGGGACCACGCCGGCCGTCCGGACGGCGGGCCGGCACCTCGTCGAGGGGCACCGGTTCCTGGACGAGCGGGTCCTCGACGTCGCCTCCCGGCTGGACCTCGCCCTGCCCGAGGAGCCCAGCGACGAGCAGAAGCAGTGGCTGGCCACCCTGGACGAGGCGCGGGGCGCGGAGTACGACCGCCGGTTCGCCAACATCCTGCGGATCGCCCACGGCAGGGTGTTCTCGGTCGTCGCGCAGGTCCGCGCGAGCACCCGCAACTCCCTCGTACGGCAGCTCGCCGACGACGCCAACACCACCGTCCTCGACCACATCAAGGTCCTGGAGGCCACGGGCTACGTCGACTTCGACGCGGTGGCCCGCGACCTGGCCGGGCAGAGCACGTCCGCGCCTGCGGCCCCGGTCCCGCCCGCCGGCCCGCTCCCCGGCTCGACCTATCCGCTCCCGCCGCCCGCCTACAGCCCGCCCCCGGGCCGGTGA
- a CDS encoding alpha/beta hydrolase, with translation MRAALLYSAAGSLLLSALTAAPGAATDRSGAAEMRGTAVAAARAKAAGVDFGPCPDAQDLPGSMRCGTVTVPLDYARPDGRQIELTVSRARATRKDPHHGTREVPRQGALVYNPGGPGATGLYFPLIGLLPEWKRIAAAYDLVGYAPRGVGRSAPLSCTDPKQFFKGPTQAPTHPSEAYKKERIAQARAYARGCAERAGEALRHYHSLNNARDLDVLRAALGEERLTFLGSSYGTYFGALYATLFPAHVRRMVFDSAVDPDPERIWYRNNLGQSAAFEGRWLDFRRWIARHHAVYGLGRTAREVRRGYERAMARLAAEPAGGKVGPGQLQGAFLQAGYYDDQWPHRAHALSAYLKGDPGPLVEQAARHPEAAAEAENARAVYVAVECNDAPWPTDWAVWDRDNTRLARVAPFETWHNVWTNLPCAYWRAPRQRPLDVFAGPGELPPTLILAAERDAATPYDGALELHRRLAGSILVTERDAGAHGLAGGPNACVNGHMEAYLLQGRLPGRRAECAPHAEPKPAPAAEPRPAAPERAGTAR, from the coding sequence ATGAGAGCCGCCCTCCTCTACTCGGCCGCCGGGTCCTTGCTGCTGAGCGCCCTCACCGCCGCCCCGGGCGCCGCAACGGACCGGTCGGGAGCGGCCGAGATGCGCGGCACCGCCGTGGCCGCGGCCCGCGCGAAGGCGGCCGGTGTCGACTTCGGCCCGTGCCCGGACGCGCAGGACCTGCCGGGCAGCATGCGCTGCGGCACGGTGACCGTCCCGCTGGACTACGCCCGCCCGGACGGCCGGCAGATCGAACTGACCGTCAGCCGGGCCCGGGCCACGCGCAAGGACCCGCACCACGGCACGCGCGAGGTCCCCCGGCAGGGCGCCCTGGTGTACAACCCCGGCGGGCCGGGCGCCACGGGCCTGTACTTCCCGCTCATCGGGCTGCTCCCGGAGTGGAAGCGGATCGCCGCCGCGTACGACCTCGTCGGCTACGCCCCGCGCGGGGTGGGACGTTCGGCGCCGCTGTCCTGCACGGACCCGAAGCAGTTCTTCAAGGGGCCCACGCAAGCACCGACACATCCTTCCGAGGCGTACAAGAAGGAACGGATCGCGCAGGCGCGGGCGTATGCGCGCGGCTGCGCCGAGCGGGCCGGCGAGGCGCTGCGGCACTACCACTCGCTGAACAACGCCCGCGACCTCGACGTGCTGCGCGCCGCGCTCGGCGAGGAGCGGCTGACCTTCCTGGGCTCGTCGTACGGCACGTACTTCGGCGCCCTCTACGCGACGCTGTTCCCCGCGCACGTACGGCGGATGGTGTTCGACTCGGCCGTCGACCCCGACCCGGAGCGGATCTGGTACCGCAACAACCTCGGCCAGTCGGCGGCGTTCGAGGGCCGCTGGCTCGACTTCCGGCGGTGGATCGCCCGGCACCACGCCGTGTACGGGCTGGGCAGGACCGCGCGGGAGGTGCGGCGCGGCTACGAGCGGGCGATGGCACGACTGGCCGCCGAACCGGCGGGCGGGAAGGTCGGGCCGGGCCAGTTGCAGGGCGCGTTCCTGCAGGCCGGGTACTACGACGACCAGTGGCCGCACCGGGCGCACGCGCTGTCGGCGTACCTGAAGGGCGATCCCGGGCCGTTGGTCGAGCAGGCGGCCCGGCATCCGGAGGCCGCCGCCGAGGCGGAGAACGCGCGCGCGGTCTACGTGGCCGTCGAGTGCAACGACGCACCCTGGCCGACGGACTGGGCGGTGTGGGACCGGGACAACACCCGGCTCGCGCGGGTGGCGCCCTTCGAGACCTGGCACAACGTGTGGACGAACCTGCCGTGCGCCTACTGGCGGGCGCCCCGGCAACGGCCGCTGGACGTCTTCGCCGGGCCGGGCGAGCTGCCGCCGACGCTGATCCTGGCCGCCGAGCGGGACGCCGCCACGCCCTACGACGGTGCCCTGGAACTCCATCGCCGTCTCGCGGGCTCGATCCTGGTGACGGAGCGGGACGCCGGCGCCCACGGCCTGGCGGGCGGGCCGAACGCCTGCGTCAACGGGCACATGGAGGCGTATCTGCTGCAGGGCCGGCTGCCGGGGCGGCGCGCGGAGTGCGCGCCGCACGCCGAGCCGAAGCCGGCTCCCGCAGCCGAGCCGCGGCCGGCGGCCCCGGAGCGGGCCGGGACGGCGCGCTGA
- a CDS encoding peptidyl-tRNA hydrolase, producing the protein MSADPTPVSDSPFRSEPSARDTAPQFVLPLVVRIERGDPPARTDALETAARAVLTILGDERSAGEGAWAGAMRDWQDARIRKVVRRARGAEWRRAEALPGITLTGKSAEVRVYPPVPLDGWPKDLARLQVSGTDLDDPEPPVDADPAAPVLWLNPDLGMSAGKAMAQAGHAAQLAWWELSDADRTAWQEAGFPLAVRTADPARWSALTGSGLPLVRDAGFTEIAPGSCTVVADHPALRREPYRSGGPAVTRSE; encoded by the coding sequence GTGAGCGCAGACCCCACACCCGTGAGTGACAGCCCCTTCCGGTCCGAGCCCTCGGCGCGCGACACGGCGCCGCAGTTCGTGCTGCCGCTGGTCGTGCGGATCGAGCGGGGTGACCCGCCGGCGCGCACGGACGCGCTGGAGACGGCCGCCCGGGCCGTGCTGACGATCCTGGGCGACGAGCGGTCGGCCGGCGAGGGCGCGTGGGCGGGGGCGATGCGGGACTGGCAGGACGCCCGGATCCGCAAGGTGGTGCGGCGGGCCCGCGGCGCCGAGTGGCGGCGGGCCGAGGCCCTGCCCGGCATCACGCTCACCGGCAAGTCCGCCGAGGTGCGGGTCTACCCGCCCGTCCCGCTCGACGGCTGGCCCAAGGACCTCGCCCGGCTCCAGGTCTCCGGCACCGACCTGGACGACCCGGAACCGCCGGTGGACGCCGACCCGGCCGCCCCCGTGCTGTGGCTGAACCCCGACCTCGGCATGTCGGCCGGCAAGGCGATGGCCCAGGCGGGGCACGCCGCCCAACTGGCCTGGTGGGAGCTGTCCGACGCGGACCGGACCGCCTGGCAGGAGGCGGGCTTCCCGCTCGCCGTACGGACGGCCGACCCGGCCCGCTGGTCCGCTCTGACCGGCTCCGGGCTGCCGCTGGTCCGCGACGCGGGTTTCACGGAGATCGCGCCCGGCTCGTGCACGGTCGTCGCGGACCACCCGGCGCTGCGCCGGGAGCCGTACCGGAGCGGCGGCCCGGCGGTCACCCGTTCGGAGTAG
- a CDS encoding DUF692 domain-containing protein, which translates to MERLGTGIGWRPEIADAVERMPGIDWVEAVAENVCPGHLPESLRRLRERGITVVPHGVSLGLGGADRPDEGRLAALAERVEALGSPLVTEHIAFVRAGGALTASPRLEAGHLLPVPRTRDALDVLCENVRIAQEALPVPLAVENIAALISWPGEEMTEGQFLYELADRTGVRLLVDVANLHTNHVNRGEDPAKALAELPLEAIAYVHVAGGFERDGVWHDSHAHPVPEPVLDILTDLASRVSPPGVLLERDENFPEPAELEGELAAIRRALEAGAVERVKTELRSAGRAAVRGETDLPGASREGDETGAAGATRGASGLPHPEDAGAARQRLGLAQAALLSALVAGTPVPEGFDRVRVGVQARALAAKRADVVAKVAPELPEILGADYRPAFLGYAQTHPMTDGYRRDALTFAEHLLHAGRPRDTRARRALRQWWQERSGPTPRSRRPTHRLAHATRRALLRR; encoded by the coding sequence ATGGAGCGACTGGGGACGGGCATCGGGTGGCGACCGGAGATCGCGGACGCCGTGGAGCGCATGCCGGGCATCGACTGGGTCGAGGCGGTGGCCGAGAACGTCTGCCCCGGGCATCTGCCCGAGTCGCTGCGGCGGCTGCGCGAACGCGGCATCACCGTCGTGCCGCACGGCGTCTCGCTCGGGCTCGGCGGCGCGGACCGGCCCGACGAGGGCCGCCTGGCCGCGCTCGCCGAGCGGGTGGAGGCGCTGGGTTCGCCGCTGGTCACCGAGCACATCGCGTTCGTACGGGCGGGCGGCGCCCTGACCGCGTCCCCGCGCCTGGAGGCGGGCCACCTGCTGCCCGTCCCCCGGACCCGGGACGCCCTCGACGTGCTGTGCGAGAACGTGCGGATCGCGCAGGAGGCGCTGCCCGTGCCGCTGGCCGTGGAGAACATCGCCGCGCTGATCTCCTGGCCGGGCGAGGAGATGACGGAGGGCCAGTTCCTGTACGAGCTGGCCGACCGCACGGGCGTCCGCCTCCTCGTCGACGTGGCCAACCTGCACACCAACCACGTCAACCGCGGCGAGGACCCGGCCAAGGCCCTCGCCGAGCTGCCGCTGGAGGCCATCGCGTACGTCCATGTCGCGGGCGGATTCGAGCGCGACGGCGTCTGGCACGACAGCCACGCCCACCCCGTCCCCGAGCCGGTCCTCGACATCCTGACCGACCTCGCCTCCCGCGTGTCCCCGCCGGGTGTCCTCCTGGAACGCGACGAGAACTTCCCCGAACCGGCCGAGCTGGAGGGCGAGCTGGCCGCGATCCGGCGGGCCCTGGAGGCGGGAGCCGTCGAGCGCGTGAAGACGGAGCTGCGTTCGGCGGGCCGGGCGGCCGTCCGAGGGGAGACGGACCTGCCCGGGGCATCGCGGGAGGGCGACGAGACCGGGGCGGCCGGGGCGACACGGGGCGCCTCCGGCCTGCCCCACCCGGAGGACGCCGGTGCCGCCCGGCAGCGGCTCGGGCTCGCGCAGGCCGCGCTGCTGTCGGCGCTGGTCGCCGGGACGCCCGTGCCCGAGGGGTTCGACCGGGTGCGGGTCGGCGTCCAGGCGCGGGCGCTCGCCGCGAAGCGGGCCGACGTCGTGGCGAAGGTCGCGCCCGAGCTGCCGGAGATCCTCGGGGCGGACTACCGCCCGGCGTTCCTCGGCTACGCCCAGACCCACCCGATGACGGACGGCTACCGCCGCGACGCCCTCACCTTCGCCGAGCACCTGCTGCACGCCGGACGGCCTCGGGACACCCGGGCACGGCGGGCCCTGCGCCAGTGGTGGCAGGAGCGCTCGGGCCCCACCCCACGCTCCCGACGCCCCACCCACCGCCTGGCCCACGCCACACGCAGGGCACTGCTCCGACGTTGA